The Prevotella herbatica genome contains the following window.
CTGTTTTCAGTCTATATGCAATGAGGTCTTTGATAGATATAATTTTCAATCCCCATTCCTGTGCTCTTTCTTTAAGCTCAGACATACGTGCCATTGTTCCGTCTTCGCTCATTATTTCCATCAGTGCGCCTGCTGGGTATAATCCAGAAATCTTGCATAAGTCAACAGCTGCTTCAGTGTGTCCGCTTCTGCGTAGCACTCCGTTTTCCTGTGCATATAGTGGATTGATATGTCCTGGACGACCGAATGTCTCTGGAGTAGAAGTAGAATCGGCGAGAGCCAAGATAGTTTCTGCACGGTCATGAGCCGAAACTCCTGTAGTGCATCCTTCCAATTTGTCTACTGTAATTGTAAAAGGTGTACCTAGCATTGATGTGTTCTCTGTTACCTGATGAGGCAGGTCTAGTTCGTCCGCTCTCGACAGAGTTATTGGCGCACAAAGTACGCCACGGGCGTTCTTTAGCATGAAGTTGACCTTCTCTGCTGTAATTTTCTCTGCAGCGATAATCAAGTCTCCTTCATTCTCGCGGTCCTCATCGTCAACAACAATGACAAACTTACCTTCTTTGAAATCTTTTATGGCATCTTCGATGCTGCTTAATTTGAACTCTCCCATAGTTATCTTGTTTTAATGATAGGTCTTTCTATTTATGATACCTATTTAATATATATATAATCTAATTATTTTATTGTTTGCATATCCGATATTCTTCTGACGATGTTGTCGTTGGTCTGTTTTATTGTTTTCAGATCACGCAACAATCTCATTCTAAATCCAAACATTCTGAAGTAGAAGAATATACCAAGTGGTAGTATCACCGCTGACATAATGTTCATCCATTTACGCTCGAACGGACGTGTGTGGGCTTTTACTGAAACTACCGGATAGTTGTTCAGTTCGCTCAATATGTAGTGATCTCTTGTGTTCGACAAGTCGTTTATCACGTCTTCCATTTCTTCGCTTATTCTTTTTATCTCATGGTCGGGATGATACTTGAAGAATACGTTTATTGGATTAGGCATACCGACGAGTTTTTGTGCCTTTGAGTAGTCACCCACATCGTTGCTTATTGCTCTAAGGCGCATTGCGTCGTTAGTGTAGTTAGGGTCTTCAATCACAACTTCCTTACCGAATACGTGACGCTTTATCCTAAGTCCCAACAGCTTCCTCATCACGTCTTTATACAAGTCGATGTTGAATACCACGGAATCTTTATTAGCCTTGTAAGTCACGAATACTGCTATTGGCGTTAGCACAGCCGGAGCAAGTCCCTTTCCAAACCATACAGACCACATACCGCCGCGCGCCATTCTGTATCCAGAGTTGTCAAGAATGTAATACACGATAAACACAAGTACTGATATAATAACCGGTATTCCCAGTCCTCCTTTCCTTATGATTGCTCCCAGTGGGGCACCGATGAAGAAGAATATCAGACAGGATAACGCTACTGTAAACTTATTGATAGCCTCAATCTCGTGGTCATTAATAATCTTGTCGCCGTCTTTCGTTATCATACTCTTGAAGTCAAGGTCGTTTACGGCAGCTTGTGTTTTTGCTAAAGCGTCGTTCACAACTTGGCTCTTCTTGCTTGCCGACAGATGACTATATGTAGAGTCTATATTGAAGTTGTTTGCCATGCCTGCTTTTATAGCGGCTAAGGAGTCACGCTTATTAATCTTCGGCGTAAAATACATACCCATTTTCTCGTCCTTATAATATGCATTTCCTATGCTGTCATAAGTTATGTTGAGCGAGTCAATGTCATGAAATATTTTCTTGAGGCTTTTTCCTCTGGCATCGTTTGATAGACTGGTTGCATCAGCCATATTAAAGTCGCCGTCAAAATCAAGTACAATCTTTTTTGCCGTGAACGTCTCCCTGCGGTATGGCACAGCTGCACTGTTTCCGAACGCATCAGTCTGCATATTCTCAAACCATTCGCCACTCCATAGGTGTAATAGCAAGTGCTTTTTCTCAGCAGTTGCTTGTAGCATTGCCGAGTCGGCTAGGATTATTGCTTGATCTTCGTAACTACCTGTCATTCGGTATATCATCACGCCATATAGCATACCAGTCTTGACGTCTTTTCTCTGAACATACAGGTTGCTGTTAGGTATTCCGTCATAGAATATACCTTCTGGGATTTCAACTTCAGGACTTTTCTGCTTCATAGATATAAGCAGCTGTCCTATTTTCATATTAGCGGTAGGTCCTATGTTATTTTGAAAATAGAAAGAGATACCGCTGATAACAACGGTAAGAACGATAAGTGATCTGAAAGATTGTATCAGAGATATTCCTGCTGCTTTTATTGCTGTTAGCTCACTGCTTTCACCTAAGTTACCGAAAGTGATTAATGAAGACAGTAGTATTGCTAGTGGCATGGCTTGTGGAACAAGCATCAGTCCCATATACCAGAAGAACTGTGCCAGTATCTCCATCGACAGTCCTTTACCGATAAGTTCGTCAATATATCTCCAAAGGAACTGCATCATAAGCACGAATTGGCAAATGAAGAATGTGCCTATGAAAAGCACTCCGAATTGCTTTGAGATAAATATGTCTAATTTCTTTATTCGAAACATCTGTTCTAATGTAATATTCACGCACGTGCGCGTAATTTAGTTTGCAAAATTAGTATAAAAATATTAGAAATCTCCCATTTTTCATCTTTTTTATCAATTAACATCGGTTACTTTCTAAATTCTAATAACTATAAGATAACTTCATTAATCTGATTAATCCGAGCAATTAGATTTTTTTCTCAAACATCGTTGTCAAACAATTTTTTCATTCATCTAAAAATAATTTCCAAATAAATTTTGGTAATTAAAAACTTTGTATTACCTTTGCACCCGCAAACAGCAGTAATGCTTGTTGTGATGGCGGGATAGCTCAGCTGGTTAGAGCGTCGGATTCATAATCCGGAGGTCGTGGGTTCGGGTCCCACCCCCGCTACAAAAAGTTAAAAACTTAGCAAATAAGGGAATTACAACGTCAGTTGTGATTCCCTTTTTCTTGTTCGCCCAGCACGAACGTATTCTAATGGGTGAAAGTCCCCAATGCACCTTGGTATCATGGACAAAGGCGATAATGGCATTTTGGCAAATAACCGTGAAATCTTTTAGGAAGTCTGCAAGTCCTGCTTTTATTATAGCGATGATATTATCACGTTGTTGCAACTCTTGCTTATAGCATTCTTCTAACCAAAAATCTGCGCGTTCTCGCTCCTTAGCTTCCTCTGCCTTGATACCAATTCAACACCAATTCTTTATCTGTCTTCTTGCTTATTTTTTGTGACTTATTTAACTTTATTTTATCCGACATATTGCAAAAATATAGGATAAAGAGATAGGCGTTTATTTTGAATAGTAGAAGGATTGCCTTTGATTTTTTACCATATATGACACTTTTTTCAAATTAAAGCCAATAATTCCTCACGTTCAGTCTCGGTTATACTCTTCAAAAGTGTCAAGAGTTCCTGTTTGCTTCTAGTTTGCTGACTCGACAGTAATCGCTATATTGCTATTTGATTTCTTCAAAATCCTGTTTTTCAGGATTCCAGTAGCTTCCCTTCCAGTGATATTTGTCTATTAAGGGAGCGAAGCGTGAATGTGGCGACTCTCTCATTGCCTCATAGAAATATTGCCAATGATAGTTATTCTTTCCCCATTTTTTTGTCGATTTGCCCAATGTCTCGTCAATGAAATGGTACGCCCAAGCATCATTGTATTCTAGACATGCCAGATAAAATAGTTTGAGGCGTTGGTAGTCAATATATCTTCTGGTAAGCTCATAGTTGCGTAGTTGCGTAAGCGCGAGCCTAAATTCTTTACTGGGCCACACTGCTACTGCCTCAAGAGCGTCGTTGGTGTTACCAATTGTTTCTCTTTGTGAGTAACCGCCCTCCTTATCCATTCCTTTGCTAAATTGTTTTAAAGATCTTATAATAAGTTCTTTCTCTGCTTTTTTCTTAAACTTGACAAGTGGCATAAGTACATAGCCGACCCTCTCCTTGTAGTACATTTCTTTCATTCGGCGATAGTATTTCTCGTTGCATGGCAGTCTGTCCACAAGCTCATGAACATATTCTAACCTGCTTGATCCCTTCGTGAAAAAAATGATAGAGTCGTTTCTCACAGAGTCTGCTTGGGTTATTAGTCCGTCTTCCCTGCTATTCTGCAACCATTCAACGAATATATTCTCAACATATTCATCGAAAGAGACATCGCATGAGGCTAACTTGCACGAAGAAATGTCGTTCAAGTTCTTGAGTATGATGTCCTGACATCGTTTATTCCGTCTCAGGATAAGTCCATACATTGCCGCAAGCCTCACTGCAGGTGGTTCTTTTGCTGCTGTTAGCGATAATAGCTTTTTATCGCTTGCTCTTTTTGCTATTATCTGCTGATAGTTCCACCCTATAGGTGTTGAATCCCATCCGTTATTATTATACAGATTATAAACTTTCAGTTTTGTTAATTTTTTGATTGCCCAGTCGACGCTATCGATACCTGTGGTGTTCTTCTGAGCTGATAGAGACATGGTGTTCAGTATTAATAAGGCTGCAATAGCAACCCACTTAATACGATTTGTTTTTCTTTCTAGTGTTTTCATATTATTGTATTTAGTTCTTTATTCCGTGGTCAATGGTATTATTTAATGGTCTATGATCAAAGTTATTTTTCTCATGTTTTCCAAATTGTATTACCATATAGTCTTTACCTTACTGCAACTTTAGGTGTATTTTGCACCTATTTTTGCAGTACAAAGATAAATAAAAAGTTTATAATCTCCAAATAATTGATGAAATTACTGAAGTGTCGTGTCAAAAATCACCCAAGTAACAAAAAAGTTAAGATGCTAATCCTATGTATTTCTTGGTGTAGTTAACATCCTTCTTTTTATTTATTCCCGCGAGAACGGCCGCTATATCATTTGATTGAAGTGCTATGAGGAAACTGTCTTTCTCAGCGTTCTCTGCGGCATCTGCTTTAGCAGATCAATTTCCATTTCCCAACCTGTCTTTAATCTGCGAGAATCTGCGAGATCTGCGGGAGAACATGCCGTTTGCAGCAAGATACTTAAACAAAAAAGAGACTGCTCGTAAGCAATCTCTCAGTAGTTCCTTTTATAGTGCAGTATGAAAGTCGTGACCAACAAGTGCACTTGTTTTATGTTGCAAAGGTAATACTATCTTGGATAATACGAAACTTTTCTCGTGGCAATATTTATCATATTGCTTCGTCTTTTGTATTCAAAGTTCAAATTCATCCAATAAGAATGGAATTACTCCTACATAGGTAAAACCTTCTTCGTCATTCCAGGCTTTGACATTGCCATCTAGAACAATTATTTTGCGGAAGAAGTCCCCAGAGTTTTTCATTGAATAAGTCTCCTGACTTCTTTTTTCTGGTGTATCAATATTCAATGCAGATTGAATGTAGATCTTCTCGTGTCCAGTGTTCACTACAAAGTCAATTTCGTACAATGATTTTTTTCTTATTCCATCTTTGTTGATAGTTAGTTCTACTACTCCTACATCAACACTGTAACCTCTTGAAATAAGTTCCATATATATCATATTCTCCATCAAGTGTGAGCGTTCCTGTTGACGGAAATTGAGTTTTGCATTTCTTAGACCAAGATCTATGGCATAAAACTTCTTAGTATTGTCAAAGTAGCGTTTCCCTTTAACATCGTAGCGCTTAGCTTTAGAAAAGAGA
Protein-coding sequences here:
- a CDS encoding bifunctional 3,4-dihydroxy-2-butanone-4-phosphate synthase/GTP cyclohydrolase II — encoded protein: MGEFKLSSIEDAIKDFKEGKFVIVVDDEDRENEGDLIIAAEKITAEKVNFMLKNARGVLCAPITLSRADELDLPHQVTENTSMLGTPFTITVDKLEGCTTGVSAHDRAETILALADSTSTPETFGRPGHINPLYAQENGVLRRSGHTEAAVDLCKISGLYPAGALMEIMSEDGTMARMSELKERAQEWGLKIISIKDLIAYRLKTESTIEVGDEVDMPTEYGHFHLIPFRQTSNGLEHMAIIKGEWKEGEPILVRVHSSCATGDILGSQRCDCGEQLHKSMKMIEKEGKGVVIYMQQEGRGIGLMNKIAAYKLQEQGYDTVDANIHLGFKPDERDYGCGAQMLRHLGIHKMRLMTNNPRKRVGLEAYGLEIVENVPIEIEPNKYDVRYLKTKRDRMGHILHLK
- a CDS encoding LptF/LptG family permease, which encodes MFRIKKLDIFISKQFGVLFIGTFFICQFVLMMQFLWRYIDELIGKGLSMEILAQFFWYMGLMLVPQAMPLAILLSSLITFGNLGESSELTAIKAAGISLIQSFRSLIVLTVVISGISFYFQNNIGPTANMKIGQLLISMKQKSPEVEIPEGIFYDGIPNSNLYVQRKDVKTGMLYGVMIYRMTGSYEDQAIILADSAMLQATAEKKHLLLHLWSGEWFENMQTDAFGNSAAVPYRRETFTAKKIVLDFDGDFNMADATSLSNDARGKSLKKIFHDIDSLNITYDSIGNAYYKDEKMGMYFTPKINKRDSLAAIKAGMANNFNIDSTYSHLSASKKSQVVNDALAKTQAAVNDLDFKSMITKDGDKIINDHEIEAINKFTVALSCLIFFFIGAPLGAIIRKGGLGIPVIISVLVFIVYYILDNSGYRMARGGMWSVWFGKGLAPAVLTPIAVFVTYKANKDSVVFNIDLYKDVMRKLLGLRIKRHVFGKEVVIEDPNYTNDAMRLRAISNDVGDYSKAQKLVGMPNPINVFFKYHPDHEIKRISEEMEDVINDLSNTRDHYILSELNNYPVVSVKAHTRPFERKWMNIMSAVILPLGIFFYFRMFGFRMRLLRDLKTIKQTNDNIVRRISDMQTIK